The Falco peregrinus isolate bFalPer1 chromosome 9, bFalPer1.pri, whole genome shotgun sequence genome includes a window with the following:
- the FAM217B gene encoding protein FAM217B isoform X4, producing MKTTKECNGKSHPSTKGLNKPISHVKSSSGRLGKNISSAIEKVSCNTQDGNQPSIFKKGKNQLDDNTQSKRITGICTSLHRVQGPKRSLPERRQNEPLLHRIPPSVKGSTQGSFCRVKDVPMHHFYCSKKEQLEKNHEDHIAEGGPCTSKWQEASVDEMFLDFESVQIIKEDAEDDSASDLSDSERIPILPSPCTPPELILRAEEIDPVCLERVPDMGFKESEYYYPDFLPPPFNSWDLKQLAIFVNVEGKTEFRPKPTGFLEKYIDRLLQLEWLQMQTVQNEKGKAAKARPQTAPGSIRTLKSPGKSKPLLSPLPSKQVVPQEGVTKLPRSYLGHKGSSLCEESHQLYSHPGPLKLSERMGCAVSSQRPSGEVRSELKKTPTAKQQLFNMQPAENNSKIQSMGNIRPPKQTPVFHGSAAPIKGLKTYTCTNPKKNGNANNYVPPKKPTGDRKIKTNGIKQMSHKFK from the exons TAATGGAAAAAGCCATCCAAGCACCAAAGGACTAAATAAACCAATTTCTCATGTGAAGTCTTCTTCTGgaagattaggaaaaaatatatcaagTGCCATTGAAAAG GTTTCCTGTAACACTCAAGATGGTAACCAACCAAGTAtttttaagaagggaaaaaaccagctAGATGACAATACTCAGTCAAAAAG gaTCACAGGTATTTGCACATCACTGCACAGAGTACAAGGACCAAAGAGGAGTCTCccagaaagaaggcaaaatgaACCTCTTCTGCACAGGATCCCTCCTAGCGTAAAGGGCAGCACACAAGGTAGCTTCTGTAGGGTTAAAGATGTCCCAATGCAtcatttttattgcagtaaAAAAGAACAGTTGGAAAAGAATCATGAAGATCACATTGCTGAGGGTGGTCCATGCACTTCTAAATGGCAAGAAGCATCTGTAGATGAAATGTTTCTGGATTTTGAGTCGGTACAAATTATTAAAGAAGATGCTGAAGATGATAGTGCCAGTGACCTTTCTGATTCAGAAAGGATTCCCATTCTCCCATCTCCCTGCACACCGCCAGAACTCATTCTCAGAGCTGAAGAAATTGATCCAGTTTGTTTGGAACGTGTCCCTGATATGGGTTTTAAAGAATCAGAATATTACTACCCGGActtcctcccaccccctttCAACTCATGGGACTTGAAGCAACTGGCCATCTTTGTTAATGTAGAGGGTAAAACCGAATTTCGACCAAAGCCAACAGGATTCCTTGAGAAATACATTGATCGCCTTTTGCAGCTGGAATGGCTGCAAATGCAGACTGTGCAGAACGAGAAAGGAAAGGCAGCCAAAGCCAGGCCACAGACTGCTCCTGGCTCCATCCGTACCCTAAAAAGCCCTGGCAAAAGCAAACCATTACTCAGTCCTTTGCCTAGCAAGCAAGTGGTTCCCCAAGAAGGTGTTACAAAGCTGCCCAGAAGCTATTTGGGTCACAAGGGAAGTTCACTCTGTGAAGAAAGTCACCAGTTGTATTCTCATCCAGGTCCCTTGAAACTTTCTGAGAGAATGGGATGTGCAGTGTCTTCTCAGAGGCCATCTGGTGAAGTAAGGAGcgaactgaaaaaaaccccaactgcaAAGCAACAGCTTTTCAACATGCAGCCTGCTGAGAACAATTCTAAAATTCAAAGCATGGGTAATATCAGACCCCCTAAGCAAACCCCAGTATTTCATGGTTCAGCTGCTCCCATCAAAGGCTTAAAaacatacacatgcacaaatccaaagaaaaatggCAATGCCAACAATTACGTTCCTCCTAAAAAACCAACAGgggacaggaaaataaaaacaaatggcatAAAGCAAATGTCACACAAAttcaagtga
- the FAM217B gene encoding protein FAM217B isoform X3, which yields MKTTKECYSNGKSHPSTKGLNKPISHVKSSSGRLGKNISSAIEKVSCNTQDGNQPSIFKKGKNQLDDNTQSKRITGICTSLHRVQGPKRSLPERRQNEPLLHRIPPSVKGSTQGSFCRVKDVPMHHFYCSKKEQLEKNHEDHIAEGGPCTSKWQEASVDEMFLDFESVQIIKEDAEDDSASDLSDSERIPILPSPCTPPELILRAEEIDPVCLERVPDMGFKESEYYYPDFLPPPFNSWDLKQLAIFVNVEGKTEFRPKPTGFLEKYIDRLLQLEWLQMQTVQNEKGKAAKARPQTAPGSIRTLKSPGKSKPLLSPLPSKQVVPQEGVTKLPRSYLGHKGSSLCEESHQLYSHPGPLKLSERMGCAVSSQRPSGEVRSELKKTPTAKQQLFNMQPAENNSKIQSMGNIRPPKQTPVFHGSAAPIKGLKTYTCTNPKKNGNANNYVPPKKPTGDRKIKTNGIKQMSHKFK from the exons TTACAGTAATGGAAAAAGCCATCCAAGCACCAAAGGACTAAATAAACCAATTTCTCATGTGAAGTCTTCTTCTGgaagattaggaaaaaatatatcaagTGCCATTGAAAAG GTTTCCTGTAACACTCAAGATGGTAACCAACCAAGTAtttttaagaagggaaaaaaccagctAGATGACAATACTCAGTCAAAAAG gaTCACAGGTATTTGCACATCACTGCACAGAGTACAAGGACCAAAGAGGAGTCTCccagaaagaaggcaaaatgaACCTCTTCTGCACAGGATCCCTCCTAGCGTAAAGGGCAGCACACAAGGTAGCTTCTGTAGGGTTAAAGATGTCCCAATGCAtcatttttattgcagtaaAAAAGAACAGTTGGAAAAGAATCATGAAGATCACATTGCTGAGGGTGGTCCATGCACTTCTAAATGGCAAGAAGCATCTGTAGATGAAATGTTTCTGGATTTTGAGTCGGTACAAATTATTAAAGAAGATGCTGAAGATGATAGTGCCAGTGACCTTTCTGATTCAGAAAGGATTCCCATTCTCCCATCTCCCTGCACACCGCCAGAACTCATTCTCAGAGCTGAAGAAATTGATCCAGTTTGTTTGGAACGTGTCCCTGATATGGGTTTTAAAGAATCAGAATATTACTACCCGGActtcctcccaccccctttCAACTCATGGGACTTGAAGCAACTGGCCATCTTTGTTAATGTAGAGGGTAAAACCGAATTTCGACCAAAGCCAACAGGATTCCTTGAGAAATACATTGATCGCCTTTTGCAGCTGGAATGGCTGCAAATGCAGACTGTGCAGAACGAGAAAGGAAAGGCAGCCAAAGCCAGGCCACAGACTGCTCCTGGCTCCATCCGTACCCTAAAAAGCCCTGGCAAAAGCAAACCATTACTCAGTCCTTTGCCTAGCAAGCAAGTGGTTCCCCAAGAAGGTGTTACAAAGCTGCCCAGAAGCTATTTGGGTCACAAGGGAAGTTCACTCTGTGAAGAAAGTCACCAGTTGTATTCTCATCCAGGTCCCTTGAAACTTTCTGAGAGAATGGGATGTGCAGTGTCTTCTCAGAGGCCATCTGGTGAAGTAAGGAGcgaactgaaaaaaaccccaactgcaAAGCAACAGCTTTTCAACATGCAGCCTGCTGAGAACAATTCTAAAATTCAAAGCATGGGTAATATCAGACCCCCTAAGCAAACCCCAGTATTTCATGGTTCAGCTGCTCCCATCAAAGGCTTAAAaacatacacatgcacaaatccaaagaaaaatggCAATGCCAACAATTACGTTCCTCCTAAAAAACCAACAGgggacaggaaaataaaaacaaatggcatAAAGCAAATGTCACACAAAttcaagtga
- the FAM217B gene encoding protein FAM217B isoform X2: MGPGIQEYPLLLHRETRKKESQTNENHKGMVNNGKSHPSTKGLNKPISHVKSSSGRLGKNISSAIEKVSCNTQDGNQPSIFKKGKNQLDDNTQSKRITGICTSLHRVQGPKRSLPERRQNEPLLHRIPPSVKGSTQGSFCRVKDVPMHHFYCSKKEQLEKNHEDHIAEGGPCTSKWQEASVDEMFLDFESVQIIKEDAEDDSASDLSDSERIPILPSPCTPPELILRAEEIDPVCLERVPDMGFKESEYYYPDFLPPPFNSWDLKQLAIFVNVEGKTEFRPKPTGFLEKYIDRLLQLEWLQMQTVQNEKGKAAKARPQTAPGSIRTLKSPGKSKPLLSPLPSKQVVPQEGVTKLPRSYLGHKGSSLCEESHQLYSHPGPLKLSERMGCAVSSQRPSGEVRSELKKTPTAKQQLFNMQPAENNSKIQSMGNIRPPKQTPVFHGSAAPIKGLKTYTCTNPKKNGNANNYVPPKKPTGDRKIKTNGIKQMSHKFK, encoded by the exons TAATGGAAAAAGCCATCCAAGCACCAAAGGACTAAATAAACCAATTTCTCATGTGAAGTCTTCTTCTGgaagattaggaaaaaatatatcaagTGCCATTGAAAAG GTTTCCTGTAACACTCAAGATGGTAACCAACCAAGTAtttttaagaagggaaaaaaccagctAGATGACAATACTCAGTCAAAAAG gaTCACAGGTATTTGCACATCACTGCACAGAGTACAAGGACCAAAGAGGAGTCTCccagaaagaaggcaaaatgaACCTCTTCTGCACAGGATCCCTCCTAGCGTAAAGGGCAGCACACAAGGTAGCTTCTGTAGGGTTAAAGATGTCCCAATGCAtcatttttattgcagtaaAAAAGAACAGTTGGAAAAGAATCATGAAGATCACATTGCTGAGGGTGGTCCATGCACTTCTAAATGGCAAGAAGCATCTGTAGATGAAATGTTTCTGGATTTTGAGTCGGTACAAATTATTAAAGAAGATGCTGAAGATGATAGTGCCAGTGACCTTTCTGATTCAGAAAGGATTCCCATTCTCCCATCTCCCTGCACACCGCCAGAACTCATTCTCAGAGCTGAAGAAATTGATCCAGTTTGTTTGGAACGTGTCCCTGATATGGGTTTTAAAGAATCAGAATATTACTACCCGGActtcctcccaccccctttCAACTCATGGGACTTGAAGCAACTGGCCATCTTTGTTAATGTAGAGGGTAAAACCGAATTTCGACCAAAGCCAACAGGATTCCTTGAGAAATACATTGATCGCCTTTTGCAGCTGGAATGGCTGCAAATGCAGACTGTGCAGAACGAGAAAGGAAAGGCAGCCAAAGCCAGGCCACAGACTGCTCCTGGCTCCATCCGTACCCTAAAAAGCCCTGGCAAAAGCAAACCATTACTCAGTCCTTTGCCTAGCAAGCAAGTGGTTCCCCAAGAAGGTGTTACAAAGCTGCCCAGAAGCTATTTGGGTCACAAGGGAAGTTCACTCTGTGAAGAAAGTCACCAGTTGTATTCTCATCCAGGTCCCTTGAAACTTTCTGAGAGAATGGGATGTGCAGTGTCTTCTCAGAGGCCATCTGGTGAAGTAAGGAGcgaactgaaaaaaaccccaactgcaAAGCAACAGCTTTTCAACATGCAGCCTGCTGAGAACAATTCTAAAATTCAAAGCATGGGTAATATCAGACCCCCTAAGCAAACCCCAGTATTTCATGGTTCAGCTGCTCCCATCAAAGGCTTAAAaacatacacatgcacaaatccaaagaaaaatggCAATGCCAACAATTACGTTCCTCCTAAAAAACCAACAGgggacaggaaaataaaaacaaatggcatAAAGCAAATGTCACACAAAttcaagtga
- the FAM217B gene encoding protein FAM217B isoform X1, translated as MGPGIQEYPLLLHRETRKKESQTNENHKGMVNYSNGKSHPSTKGLNKPISHVKSSSGRLGKNISSAIEKVSCNTQDGNQPSIFKKGKNQLDDNTQSKRITGICTSLHRVQGPKRSLPERRQNEPLLHRIPPSVKGSTQGSFCRVKDVPMHHFYCSKKEQLEKNHEDHIAEGGPCTSKWQEASVDEMFLDFESVQIIKEDAEDDSASDLSDSERIPILPSPCTPPELILRAEEIDPVCLERVPDMGFKESEYYYPDFLPPPFNSWDLKQLAIFVNVEGKTEFRPKPTGFLEKYIDRLLQLEWLQMQTVQNEKGKAAKARPQTAPGSIRTLKSPGKSKPLLSPLPSKQVVPQEGVTKLPRSYLGHKGSSLCEESHQLYSHPGPLKLSERMGCAVSSQRPSGEVRSELKKTPTAKQQLFNMQPAENNSKIQSMGNIRPPKQTPVFHGSAAPIKGLKTYTCTNPKKNGNANNYVPPKKPTGDRKIKTNGIKQMSHKFK; from the exons TTACAGTAATGGAAAAAGCCATCCAAGCACCAAAGGACTAAATAAACCAATTTCTCATGTGAAGTCTTCTTCTGgaagattaggaaaaaatatatcaagTGCCATTGAAAAG GTTTCCTGTAACACTCAAGATGGTAACCAACCAAGTAtttttaagaagggaaaaaaccagctAGATGACAATACTCAGTCAAAAAG gaTCACAGGTATTTGCACATCACTGCACAGAGTACAAGGACCAAAGAGGAGTCTCccagaaagaaggcaaaatgaACCTCTTCTGCACAGGATCCCTCCTAGCGTAAAGGGCAGCACACAAGGTAGCTTCTGTAGGGTTAAAGATGTCCCAATGCAtcatttttattgcagtaaAAAAGAACAGTTGGAAAAGAATCATGAAGATCACATTGCTGAGGGTGGTCCATGCACTTCTAAATGGCAAGAAGCATCTGTAGATGAAATGTTTCTGGATTTTGAGTCGGTACAAATTATTAAAGAAGATGCTGAAGATGATAGTGCCAGTGACCTTTCTGATTCAGAAAGGATTCCCATTCTCCCATCTCCCTGCACACCGCCAGAACTCATTCTCAGAGCTGAAGAAATTGATCCAGTTTGTTTGGAACGTGTCCCTGATATGGGTTTTAAAGAATCAGAATATTACTACCCGGActtcctcccaccccctttCAACTCATGGGACTTGAAGCAACTGGCCATCTTTGTTAATGTAGAGGGTAAAACCGAATTTCGACCAAAGCCAACAGGATTCCTTGAGAAATACATTGATCGCCTTTTGCAGCTGGAATGGCTGCAAATGCAGACTGTGCAGAACGAGAAAGGAAAGGCAGCCAAAGCCAGGCCACAGACTGCTCCTGGCTCCATCCGTACCCTAAAAAGCCCTGGCAAAAGCAAACCATTACTCAGTCCTTTGCCTAGCAAGCAAGTGGTTCCCCAAGAAGGTGTTACAAAGCTGCCCAGAAGCTATTTGGGTCACAAGGGAAGTTCACTCTGTGAAGAAAGTCACCAGTTGTATTCTCATCCAGGTCCCTTGAAACTTTCTGAGAGAATGGGATGTGCAGTGTCTTCTCAGAGGCCATCTGGTGAAGTAAGGAGcgaactgaaaaaaaccccaactgcaAAGCAACAGCTTTTCAACATGCAGCCTGCTGAGAACAATTCTAAAATTCAAAGCATGGGTAATATCAGACCCCCTAAGCAAACCCCAGTATTTCATGGTTCAGCTGCTCCCATCAAAGGCTTAAAaacatacacatgcacaaatccaaagaaaaatggCAATGCCAACAATTACGTTCCTCCTAAAAAACCAACAGgggacaggaaaataaaaacaaatggcatAAAGCAAATGTCACACAAAttcaagtga